From Antechinus flavipes isolate AdamAnt ecotype Samford, QLD, Australia chromosome 1, AdamAnt_v2, whole genome shotgun sequence:
ggcctttctataatcagcttgttcatcattttttatagaacttatcttcatgtaccacttcttcagccattccccagttgatggccatccactccttttccaattctttgccaccacaaaaaaatctgctacatttttgcacctgtgggtccttttccttcttttatgatttccttgggatgcagacctagtaatggcactgctgggtcaatgAGTATGGAcagttttgtatctctttgggcatagttccagattgctctctaggatgattggatcattttacaactccaccagcaatgtcttaagtgtcctagttttcccacaatccttccaacatttatcattatcttttcctgtcatcttcatcaatctgaaaggtatgaagtgttacttcagttattttaatttgcatttctctaatcaatatttagagctttttcatataactaaaatggctttaatttcatcacctgaaaattgttcatattctttgaccatttatcaatcggagaatggcttgtatgtttataaatttgacatattctttatatattttagaaatgagacctttaccaaaaatactgactgtaaagattttttccccagctttgtagtTCCCTTTTgatagttttgtttgtgcaaaacctttttgatttaatgaaatcaaagttgtccattttctcttttatcatgttctctagttcttctttggttataaattcctctcttATCCAAAGAACTGAtatgtaaattattccttgttctcctaacttgtttatggtatcatcctttaagCCCAAATCatgtaatacatattttttaatgaaacatgTTGGGatacatataaaggactgcttgccatctaggggagggggtggagggagggagggggaaaaaaatcggaacagaaacgagtgtcaatataatgtaattattaaataaaaaattaaaaaaaaaaaaagaaacatgttgGGATAGGAAAATCAGAATGGGGGAAAACATacaaaagtgaacatagcatgtgttgatttacattcaatctccataattctctttctggacaCAGGTGGCATTTTgtctccaaagtttattgggattgccgtGGATGTAATatatccacattttttttttttccacaatcaTTCTGAGGCAGATCACAAAAGGATtttcatacccattttacagatgaggaaactgaggtactgGGAGGTCAATTTGACTAAGATCACTCAAGTGTTAGGGCCAGAATCGAAGATAGTATGGTGCAGAGGAAAGAATTCTCTATTTGGAGTCacaaatctgagttcaaatcccaattcctGTCATTTATTGTAACTTTCCCTGGGTCTCGGCTTCCCAGAatggtaaaatgaaagggtttcacaactactaaaaaaaaaaatgttaatagcagctctttttttggtggTAAAAggaggtgcccatcaattggggttATGACTGGACAaattatgtgaatgtaatgaaaaactattgtaagaaatgaaaaaaaatttggcaTTTAGAGAAACCTGACTTTTATGAATCAATTCacaaataagcagaatcagaaaaacaatttatatcaaAGTTTAAAGACAAGAACTCCAATTAAGGGGAGTAGGGCTTTTACTAAGCACCCACAATATGCCAAACACTGCACTATTCTTTCTACAACTATTATCTTATTGGAGCTTACAATAACATGGGAGTAGGCAATCAACACAATGATTAATCACTATTCCAGAATACAAATGGGAAATATCAGATTCAGATCAAAATGAAACAtgtccctctcctccccccctttttaacATAGCcaatacagaaatgttttgctcaactatgaatgtttaaaaaaaaaaaaaaaaaagtttgattttttttttcccttttgcattgagggggaaagaaaattagagagaaaatggatttttattcacttaaaaaaaaagttagacaaTATAGTAAGCTAAATTGAGGCCCCACCTGGCAGGGTCCTGACTAACTTTGCAAAGATCCCCATCTCTAAAATCTATGAGCCATTGAAACCCAGGCATTCTTAGTACAAATCCACCACTATTAGTTACATCATACTGCCTCCTACTGGCATGCCAGggcatatgtgcaaaaatgtttgtggcagtcctttctatagtggcaagtaactggagactgagtggataGCTCATCAATcgaataagttatggcatgtatatattaaggaatattattgttctataagaaatgatcagcaggattttAGAGCGGCCtaatttttatgaactgatgctaagtgaagtgagaaccagattatatactgcaacaagaccatacaatgatcaactgtgacagctgtggctcttttcaacaatgagatgattcaaagcagttctaatactcatgatgaaaagagccatccacatgTAGAGAACGATGGTGACTgaacatggatcacaacatagcagtttcacttttttggttgctttttttctttcttttcccccttttgatctgatttttcttgagcttgataattataattgtacatgtttaacctatatcagattgcttgctgtctagaggaagaggggaagtagggagagggagaaaaatttggaacaaaaggttttgcaaggatcagcaTTAAAAACTATCTgtattgcatgtattttgaaaaacaataggcctatatatataaaagaaagacatTGTGGGTAAACCACAAGCTGGCTTCTCAAACCAGCTTTACCAAGCCCAAGGAGATGGGAGAGTGCACCATTAGTTTAAATGCAGAGGATGGCAGGCTTAGAGCAAGTATGAGCTTGTTTTGCCTAGTGGCAGAGAATGATATATGGAAacgatggaatactattgtaatGTTTGTCCCTCACTCTAGATGAggtccaaaatgacatcattgttAAAAGCCAATTCATAGACGCCTTAGCTGACCTGCAGGAAGGGTCCTTCCAGTTTTGACTTCACAAGAAATGGATGAAAGAACCCAATCTCCAAAAAGCTAGACTAGGCAATCAGCCTGTGCCTGACAACCCTGTGACTAGCCCCCAAGGACCATGGCCTCTGGGGAGTGTGGAACCCACTATTTCACTTTCAAGAGCACTTTCATCAGCTCCAGAAAGGCGACGAGGTTCATTTACTGTCTGCACCCAAGAAAAGATCATTGTTAAGGAAAAACAAGGGTCTTTTGGGGTTTGGGTGCAATGTACAGGACAAAGCTATTGTAGTGTGGGCAATCAGCAGCATTAAAAAGCTCCATTTAAGCAGGCAGCTTTTGATTTTTACTGGGTCTCCCCAGGAGGCATTACCTCCCTTATCTTCCTCCTAGACTTGAAACTGGACACTAGCCTTAGCCTTGCTTCTCTCCATTCATTACTAAGTTCTGTGTGTTCCTGCTATTGAAGGACAGGAACAttatggttgatcagaccaataccaAAGGTCAGATACAAACAATCcccatgaacatttggggtggatacCTACCTGCACATGTCAGGTTTCTTCGGggccaattttgctttgctcagaGCACagaaccttctctgatgagggcacaccatgaagggtggtcctgtgccagtctCCCATGTCATACGATCAATCCTAACATTGAGAGACTTTAAGAGTATCCTGGCACCACTTTTTGTGGCCCTGTTGAGTtcatctttttggcaagcatacatttggcatttgaacaatgggACCGGTCTAGTGGAGTTGTGTTCTCTGCTGTAGTTGGAATTCTAGGTAGTTTAAGGAAGGACCTGTGTCTGGTCCTGCCCAGGTGACCTTTAGGTTTTGGCCAAGACAACacaaatggaagcgattcagtcCTGGCACAGCACTTAAGGGAGGGTTGTACAGTcaccagccccccccccccccccccctcctccagagccatctgggtccagtagccagTTATAAGTTAGGACCACATGGCTAAGGTCAATTTGAGTGAGGAAACATCcacagtgattaaggctaggtggAAATTGAGGTACAGAATGGCCTCTTTCACTCCCAGATTTTATTGtgatgtaagaaataatgaggatggtttcagagaaagaggaagacttGAATGAATCAATTCAGATTAAGGTAAGCAGAACTAGGGCTGCCGTATTTTTACAGTAACAATGTTGTAAACGCCAAAACAAAGTTCTATTAGAGGATTCACAATGATTTCTCCACAATtctcaaattaaccaaagatttatttcatttttttcataaaacttattAATCTTGCCTAAGCTTTTAGACTTTAATTTGGCATTTAAGTGGAggtttttttctagttttagttgCACatccaattcattcattttattcatgttaAGTGAGAAAAATTTTTCCCCAAGAATTGTTTTTCCCCCCTTGTATTCTCAGTTGGCAAATAGGGATAACATGAGATGGATCTTTGCCAAAATAATGTAAATTCTTTGTCTAAGTAAAATCttcctattatttttttgttcaacTTTGTTTTCCTACTTACTTGACTTCacttggagtttccttggcaaagacactggaatagtttgccattcaTTCTCCAGCTTACTTTGGAAATGAGGAAGCCTGGGAAACAggattgtgatttgcccagggttatctAGCCAGTGTCCAAGGCTAGAATTGAATGcaagtcttcccaactccaggcctggTCCCTATATCTAGCAGTCACCCCAATTACAGCTCACCTAGTATTGCATTGGGCTATCTCAAGTGGTGGGATCCAAAACAATAACAGATCACCTGACACTGCCTCTTCCTACTTGCTTTTTCAGGCAATCTTCCCATTTAGTAAAAACTCTAAGGGTTGGGATCACAATCTCTGCACTTCCTTTCACCCTGGTAGTTaaaattcccttattttaaaaatgaaaaactcagACTTAAACAACATGTGCCCTAGTGATACCATCCTGCAAGACCAAGCCAGCCTGGCTATCATTCCATGCCCAGGGCATAGCCCTTTTCATATGTACTCCCACTGCTTGGCAGCTGCCTAATAAACACTTAATGATAAGAGCTGCTGAGCAAACTGAGCCGGACAAGGGATGTCACATGCAAAGAGCAGTCCTCACACACCAGACTCCCGATTCTCCTGAGCTTTCCTGGCATGATTTCAGATGCAACATCTGGTCgataaagaaaggagagaaatggaggTGGCTTACCAATTTTGGCCACCTACCAAGTTTCCAAAAGTTCATATTGACATCACTCAATGACTGAGCAATGCTCTGGCCCTAATTTTGGAATCCCCCTTTTTAGTTCTGAATTCTATCATTTTATGTGTCCAAATCAATTTCTACATCTGCAAAAGTTACCCCagctacctctcagggttgtgaaGTCACAAAAATAAGAAACTACTAATAGTCAACTCAGCCCCCTGCCTCCAGCTAACCATGTTCTAAAAATTACATCTGCTCCGCGTTTCCAAttggaaaatttatttaaacagACCAAACAAAACATGTGCCTCCTCGACTCTGCATTCAGAAGAAGGTGTTGGGCCTCTTGGTAGTGAAGCGTGGTTTGTGCTGGCGACGCAGGACTCTGTGGGGCAGAGGGAACTTGATTTTGGAGTCCTGCAAATCAAGAGAGATTATTAGAAGGCCCCACTGCACCCTCCCACAGTGGGGACTCCCTAGAATGTAGAGCACACACTAACAGCCTGAGGCTGCTGCCTCAGTCAGCTTACTGTGGGCTGGGCAGGTTTAGGCTGAGGATACAAGGTAGAAATATTCACTCTCCCCTCCCACCATTTGTCTCATCTCAGCAGACTGCTTCTATTGTTTAAAGGTTACAAAACCTTACGAAGTCCCCAGCTGCACCTTGGAGGAACAAGTCCCCTTGCCTCTGAATGTGATATCACCACCACTGCCTTCTCTCACAGGGCAATCACGAGTGGGTAAAAAGATTGTACACACACTTAGTAAGTCGAAAATGTGGAAGGTGAGGGAACCTCAGCTGAGATCAGTTAAGTGATCTTGTCTGTTTTCTCAGAGAAGCCTTTCCACACAGACTAATCACTGCTGCCCAGACCATGGATTCCACCACTACAGTCACGTGAGGAGCAGATTCGGGAAAATACTCAAATGAGACCTTGGAAACCACTCAAGAAAGCCTGGTCATTAACTAAAGTCCTAGGGAAATGGAAAGCTTAGAAACTACTTTCCCCACCTAGttcacccattttacagatgaggtccGAGTTGGAAGGATTTCTTTAGGGAAACCCTGTTAAATTCACTTACGTGAAACTGTTTGACTGCAGGCCGGCGGCACTTGCTGGCAGGAATTTCTTCCACTTTCATAATCTGGATGGAGTGGGCCCTGGCACGGTGACGGGCACCCATATCTCGATCTACCAAGACAATCAGAAATGGATTGAAAACAAGGACTAGCCTAACCCAATTCCTAACAATCTTCAAACCAGGCAAGTATgatattcacttttaaaataaaaatgcaacattCTCATATTTGATACTTTTCATGACCACTCACTCCCTTCTAACCAAGTCCTGAACCTAATTTAACACTTGGTTACAACTGAACCCCATGCTCTGGCCCATCCCAGAGGACCCTGCCCAAATGTAGCCCAATTTAAACCCTATTTTCTCCACTGAGTCTTCATACCCCGCATGCCcaagaattttctctttggattTATTTCCTAATCTGTGCttgtttcttttaactctttctgTTTACTTGCTAGACAGTTAACCTGAAGACATGAACTAGCTCCAAATTTCAATTTCCCTGATCACAGGACCCTGCAAACAGTAGGCAATTCATAGGAGTCTCAGCCGACCTGCAGAAAGGGTCCTTCCAGTTTTGACTTTATGGGAAATGGATTTAAGAACCGAATCTCCAACAAGCTAGACTAGGAAACCAGCCTGTGCCTGACAACCCTGTGACTAGCCCCCAAGGACCATGGCCTCTGGGGAGTGTGGAACCCACTATTTCACTTTCAAGAGCACTTTCATCAGCTCCAGAAAGGCGACGAGGCTCATTTACTGTCTGCACCCAAGAAAAGATCATTGTTAAGGAAAAACAAGGGTCTTTTGGGGTTTGGGTGCAATGTACAGGACAAAGCTATTGTAGTGTGGGCAATCAGCAGCATTAAAAAGCTCCATTTAAGCAGGcaacttttgatttttattggGTCTCCCCGGGAGGCATTACCTCCCTTATCTTCCCCCTAGACTTGAAACTAGTCACTAGCCTTagccttccttctctccattcattaCTAAGTTCTGTGTGTTCCTGCTATTGAAGGGTAGGGGACTGCTTAGCTGActttcctcctttatgatattCCCCCTGCAGAATGGTGAAGGCACTTTTATTGTCTCATCTCAGCACAGATCTATGGACAGGTGTGATTTATCATTGGAAATTGTCAGTTAAGCTCCTGTACAGTCATTTGAGGGCTGAAATTTCCCCAGTGTACATTTTAAGTTTATAAATCTACATTCCTGTGTGTACAGGCAAACTTCTGCATTTGCCTGAAGCAATGACTACTACCCAATATTAATGATACTGACTTAAGGAATCTTTGAAGCAACTTTAAAATCTGGTGTCCTGATGAAGAAACACTGATAGTCCTGAATAGGGCATCAGAAAGACACAGAATGGAATACAGAGAAACCAAAGTCTCAAGTTAAACCTGACATGTCCTGAGTTCTTGCTGTTCCCTAAAGGCTTGTTAGCCCAACAAAGAGGCCCTGGCCTGTTTCCTCATTAAGAACTTGTGGTGATTACCCAAGGAGCTGCTCTAAAAACCAATTAAGGTAGCATATAAAGTGACCTGATCAGGCTTGAAGCATCTTTCAATTTCTCCCTTACTTTGGGTGCTATTCCTGAAATTATTATCAATCACCCCCATGAGGATCAATAAAGCCTCTATGAGAAGTTATGTATTAGGTTTTTAAAATCAGAGAATCCAACTCCGTATTCTTTCCTACACCTATGTTTCCCCTCCCTAGGAACTGAGGTGATTGAAGGGAGGCTATAAATTTATGACTTCCCACTGCTGGCACTATCATTAACTTGGAAATCACTGCTTAAACTATAGAAAAATACAACTTGCCAGGTGAGCTAGTGCTTTTTGGCACTTTAAAGGTGCCCACTTATTACCTACACCTCAGTTAAGAAATCATCAACCTCTTCTACAAAAGGCAACTCAGCACTCCTGATGGCTAGGATGTCCACTGGATCACTGACACATGAAGGCCTAGTCCTGCCCTTAAGCATTTTCCTTTGTTCAAGAAGAGCTGATGCACAGAAGGCAGATAATGTTGCTACTTGCTATTAGAACCATTATTATTAGCTTGGGAGCTATTTGGATGAAGAGGCTGGGTCTGAAGGATCACTATTACTTCACTTAaattaagtaatccaatataaacatGTGTTAAATGGCTCAACATACTTCAATAGTAAATAGAAATGGACTAGTGGTATCTCTTCAATTAGCCAATAAGCAACTTGAAACTGTATCCAGAACTTTTAACTACTTCTCAGGTATAAGATGCACATAAAACTAAAAGTCTAGGCATTAAGGCTTAGTTGTGAAACCCTGAGCCCACAGTAGACCAGGTTCTTTAGGAAAAATGTCTCCAACAAGTCCCCATACCTCCCTCTTCCATTCCCAAAGACACAAAGCAGTAAGCTGTTAGAATCGCTGCCAACCAAACCTAACATTAGCTTCATTTAAATGCCCACTTAGCCTCCCAATCCCAGACGTAGGTCAGCTAAGCAAGTCCTTACAGCACTGAGTGACAGCACCAGCGGTGGTCAGGTCCCTGTACTCCCTGTACATGTTGTGGGTCCCACTCCTGGAATCGTAGCGCAGCCAGATGCCAAAGTTTTTCACCCTAAGAGGGGACTTTTCAAAGACCTAGTAAACGAAATTGAACAACACAAGGAAAACTCACTAAGAGAATCTTTATACAGTGTACACTTACCCCAGGACGAGACACCACCAAACCTTCCCTGGAAGAATGCCCCACTGGGGAAAAGTCAAGACAGGAACTTGGGAGGGCAGGAGCGCCATCTACAGGAACAGAACCACCCATCCCACTTTCTCCAGGAAGCCCCGTACCTGTCCGCAGTACACAATTTCTCCAGAAgacttcttcatctttttcagcTGGGAAACAAAGTACCAGAACCGGGACTTGGCCACAACATGGTTAGGA
This genomic window contains:
- the RPL18A gene encoding 60S ribosomal protein L18a translates to MKASGTLREYKVVGRCLPTPKSPVPPLYRMRIFAPNHVVAKSRFWYFVSQLKKMKKSSGEIVYCGQVFEKSPLRVKNFGIWLRYDSRSGTHNMYREYRDLTTAGAVTQCYRDMGARHRARAHSIQIMKVEEIPASKCRRPAVKQFHDSKIKFPLPHRVLRRQHKPRFTTKRPNTFF